The Brassica oleracea var. oleracea cultivar TO1000 chromosome C6, BOL, whole genome shotgun sequence genomic interval GAACAGGATAATCAGCTGCACAACCGATCCTTGGACCAGCTCCTGTCGACCATTTCAGCATTAACTGATGACCCAACTGTAAAGATTTCGACTGTTTCTTGGAGTTGATCCTTTGTAAGATTGCTTTCTGTGGAACGTCAGCTTTTGGGCTTTCAAGCCCACCTGAAAGGGTTCTCTGGTAACTACTCCGTTTGATCTCCTCAAGTGTTCCGTTGCCGTTTTCATCAGTTTCAGCCTCTGCGTTGGATGGCGTTGGCTCCTCTTTCTTTAAAGACTTGGTCCCATCTCCATTGGGTTTAAAGTAATCATCGTAGCTGTCGGAATCTTCACTAGCTTTGTGCACCTACACAAACAAAAGTAACTATATTATTAGCTCTCAAGTAGTCTCTTCTCATATCATTTGGTAATCAAGATTTGATTCGTGTAAGGTTGAGTAGAACAAGAGTTTACCTCAACACCGTCTAGATTCACTGCGTTCTCTCTGAGAAACGAGAGAAATATGTCAAGGCTATCATCTGATGGCTTGTAATGACCACTGTATGCAGAGATTGTCTGAAAGAAATGCAAGAAGACAACGGAGACATATCAATTACAAAAACATAACAAAGATACACAAGGCCAGAGATTTCGGGGGATATAAGCAATTTAATAAGGATCTTAATAAAAAACTTTTTTTTAACAATTTTGGAGGCATATGTCTATATAAATTATCTTTTAAAATTTGAAAGCCATAGGCCAATGTGTCATTTGTCTATGTCCAAGACAGGCTCTGCCGCAGACATAACTTAAGTTGCAGACTTGGTAAAATTACCTTGAGAACTCCATTGTCAACAACCACCCTCCCTGCGGCTAGTGTTGCTCCTCCGGCCAAAAAGCTTGAGTGATGGAACCTTCCTTTCTTCTTCTGAAGTAGACATAAACCAAAAACTATTAACAATCTTCTTCAATTACAATTATCAAGTTATACAAGGATAAACAGGTTTTCAAGAAGACCTACCAGACCGGCATATAGTTTCTTGAAAGTACTCATAACAAAGATCCACTTTGTCCCCTCAGATCCGTGCATGGTGTGTAGAAACTGTCCGGTTAACTTGTGAACAATCTTCCCTTCAATGATCTCATACTCATACTCTTCCCTCTCTTGCTGATAATGAGAAAAGATTCACATGAAAAATAGCCAAAATATGTTAAATAAATAATTGACAAGAAAAGTATGGCACGTACAGGTCCAAGATATCTGATGCATTGCTGCTTAAGCTTCGACCTTGGACATTCTACCAGATCCAGATCTTTCCCTTCTCCAACATCCAACCTGCAAGAAACCGATTTTTCACATTCAGATAAGATTTGTTTTCTTGTGATCAAGAAAACAAAATGAACCTTAGATAGTCATGGTGGATTTTGATTGTATATGTTAGAACCGAAAAACAAAATCAATAAATGGTTTACAAAAACGAAAACAAATGGTTTATATAAACCGGAAAACAAAAATTACAGTTTTTTGTTAAATAGATATATTGTCAACAAAAGAATAGTCTCCGCTTTAAAAGTGCTAAATCTAGTTTAGTTTAAAGGTGTTAACATACCAGTAGAAAAATGGCTGACCAGCATCAGCTTTGCACCACACTTCATAGTACAAATGCAGGTTGTGTCCATACCGGTGCCTAGGATCAATCTGATTATAAAAGTTTCATGTTGTTTAGTCTTCTTGTTACACCAAAAAATCAATTAATCTAAATATTAACAACAAACAAAAAGAAGATAAAAGTAATTACAGCTTCAATCCAATGCTGAAAGGCCAATTTCTCAGCTTTGTCGACTATGGACAGACCCTTCCCCACCTAACCACAAGATTACAAAAACCCTTAAACCAACTGGATTATTTTTCTTACAATAATATTTTTTTGTAAATTTTCATCTTGACATATATATATATATATTTTTTTTAATATTTTCTTACAATAATACATTTATTTGGGAAATTTTATCTTTACGTTTTTTAAAAATATTTTTCTTGCAATAATATTTGGTTGAGAAAAATTTCATCTCGACATATATATACTTGATATTTTGCCTACAATAATACTTATTTGAGAATTTTCATCTTGACATATATTTTTTTGTTTTCTTACAATAATACTTTTTGAACTTGGTTTACAATAATACTTATTTGAAAAAAAAATCATCTGGACATATATATATATATATATATCTACACAGATATTTTTTTAATTGGAAATCAGATACGACTCTACTTTTTCAAAAATAAAACAAAAATCAGATACGACTCTCAACGCTGAGACATTTTCAGATAATTTTTCTTACGATAATATTTATTTCAGAACTTTTTGATATTATTAAGACCAAAAGAATAAGGCACCAGACATACCTTAGAAGCATTCAAGCTCACACGATTCCACCTGGAAACTGCAGTTTCAGGTCTTGAGTAATCAAAGAATGAGATCGTACTATGATTTAATCTCGCATAATCCATCGCTTGCCACCTTTATTAAATCATTAACTAACATTAATCATTCAAACTAATCCCCTCCATCTATTTAAAACTTTAGTAAAGATTATTACCAGAGCTCTTCGGCGACAACCACAGAGTCCGCTAGTCTCCGGCGCGTGCGATAACTCCTGTAAACCTTCTGCACTTTCACCGCCGCCAAGCTAGAAGGCGAGTCAGGACACGCGCCTTCAAGGGCCTCGGTGAAGTTAGCGAAAGATTCTGCTCTGCGGTCTACCGGAGAAATGAGGATCTCTCCGGCGGCGTGAGAGAACGGCGGAGACTGGAAATCAAACTTGGCGACGACCTGCATCTTCTTCTCTTCTGAGAAAATCAGACCAAACTTACTTCGATCTTTAATGTCTGAACAAGAAATGGAACTTAGAGAAGATCCAAAGGGAAGACTTGTGTTTCTCTGCTATCAGTGTGTGTTCTGTGTGTATTTATTTATATAAAAATAAGTGGCTCGCCTCTAACCCCGGTCCCCGAGGACCATTTCTTTTATCTTAATTATATTTTTTTTTAATTTTCTATCTTTTATCATTTTTTGTGATGGAAAAAAATCTTTTATTATATTTTGTCAAAATACTTATTTCCAATTTTCTTGTGAGAAATAGACCGGTAAGATTGTGAAATATTTGGCACCGTTGACTGTGACTATTTAATATATCATCGATTTTGTGAAAAGAATGAAACCAATATCATTCACTAAAACCTAATATTTTTGTTATGTTTTAAGCCCTTGAAATTGTGTAGCTGTAGTGATTTTTTGGGGGTAAAAAGTATTTGTAGTAATGTTTCTTGACAACTTACATTTAAAACTTGATATTTTTTTTTTTAACACTGAGTATATCATTATATAATTTCTACTACGAATCATGATAAACAGCCGTAATATAAGTGATATTGATGAACAACTGCACTGGCAAATTCACGATGAAACTCTTTCCGTAACATTTAGATCGACAGACCATTTTACTTGTAAGACATCTTTAATGGACAGACTTTTTATACATTACATGATCGCAACAAACGATTATATCTGCATTTCTCTGAAATCTCCGATAAACTTACATCATATAATCTGCAAAAACTGAATTCTTTGGGAATCGAACTTTAAATCTAATGGAGAAACATTTAAATTTTAACCACTATGCCATTGTGCTTCAAAAAAATAATTAGTTCAAAAGTTGATGCATATGAAATTAAGTTTCATAATAAGTGTTATTTTAATTTTTTTTGTTACAAAAAGTGTAACTTTACAATTTCAATGTAAACTATATTTACTTTCAGCTGCAAATTATATTTACTTTCAGCTGAAAATTAATTGAAAACTACATTGATTTTCTAAATAATTTTATTTATCTCAAATACTATTGATTAGAGGAATATAATTAATAATAATTTACATATATTTCTGCTATTTTTTTAGTTTTTGTAGAAAATGTCAAAATGACGTTTATTTAGAAACGGAAAGAATATGATTTTAACAAAATGCAGATAAAATGGTACAATTAACTCGTAACACTGTTTACATACAGCTGGCAATGTCATAAATACACATGTCTAGCTGTCTACCATGAGTTAATAAGGGAACAAAATAACTAACTCGTGTAACAGTGTCAATGAATAATTCCGGATTTTGTACTATAGTAATAATATTGCTTCAAGTGGACTCCTGAAAAATATTAATTCCCGTAAGTCATAAAAGCAAAAACTAAAAAATATTATCAGGGAAAATGGAGAATATAAAGAATTTACGTCAATTTCATGCGTCATTTATAATAGATGGTTTCTCAATTGGTAAAGATCTATAACCGAAAGAGTGCTCAAAGATACTTTGAAGATTCAATGTCTCATGGAAAGCTTCACAACAGTCTAGTTAATACATGTTTCTTAGATTCAAAACACAAAGACATATATTCAATATATTCTTGAACGAGGTGCACGCAGTCAATTGTTCTATTTCATTTTCATGGATGATTAGTCCATTTGTTGGTTAAAAGAGATCTGTTTATCAGAGAATTTGTTTACGCCGATGAAAAAAAAATATTATTAGTTGAATTTCTTTTTTTTGTAAGCTTCATTCTTAACTTAAATAAAACAGAAAATGTTATAGCCCATAGACTTTAGTTTGTTTAGCCATAGTACATATCAAGGAATTTGGTCCATTACCCTTAGTTCTAGGACCCAAATGAAGCCCACATGGTTGAATCAGAAACGAAGCGTTGAAGTTTTTGGAGTGGTGACGTTGGCGTTCACTGAAATCGAATCCAACTCAACATCATCGTAGACGATCTGGTCGGGTTTGTGTCTCTGAAAGATTGAATCTTGTTTATCAGTTGCATGTCCATTAGTCTAAAAACTTGATCCACTGATCGAAAAGTAGATGCATGGAGGCGTGTGCTACGCTCGTTCCAGAGCCAGTACATGGTCGCTTGCCATGCTAGTCGAGTAAGGAGTCGCTGGTGTTGCGGAGGGGGGGAGGGAGATCATCTGATTCAGGACTCCCTGCCAATCTCTAATCAACAATATCTGCAGTCTTCTCACCACAATTTGCCACATATCACAGCTATAGTTACATGAGAAGAAGAGATGATTCCGAGATTCTTGACCTGAGTTACATAACAGACATCTCTCATCAACACGAAGTCCCCAACTGATTAGTCTATCACGAGTCGGTAGTCTGTTCTGTACAAGAAGCCAGGTGTGGAAACTGTGGCGAGGAATGGCTTTAGAAATCCACACAGCTGCTTGCCATCTAACATCTAGTCGCGGAGCACACAGATAATCAAATACCACACCAGTTTTGTAAGTCGTGTGTACCTGTCCATTGATTTCCCATTCGAAATAGTCTTGACTTGTAGTCAGTTGGATGGTTGTCAGGTAGGTGTACAACTGTATCTGCGCATCTAAACGAGCTGGTGGTAAGCGCCATTATATGTTAGTGTAGATAGAGGAGACTGTTGCTTGATAAGGGATCCCACGTCTTGAGGTAGTACCTGATAAGTAAGTGTTCAGAGCACCAAATGGTGTCCAATTATCTGACTAGAATCGTGTTGTTTCTCCATTTTACAGTCGCAGTTTAATGAGTGAAAACACAACATCCTTCATCTTGAGGAACTTGTTGACAAGCCATGAAAATGATTGCTTCGGAGGTGTTATCCAGTAGTTATGCACTGAGCCTTGCAGAATAGCCTCCTTGAACCATTGCACCCATACTGAGTCTGGCCTGAAGAAAAGAAGCCAAAGGAGGCGGAAAGTGCACGCTTTGTCCTAGGTTCGAAGATCCTTAATTCCCAATTCTCCTTGTTTCTTTGTCAATACCACAGTTTCCCATGATACCCTCGCTGAGTTATGACCTTCAATGTTTCCCTTCCACAGAAATAAGCTGCAGAGGGAGTTTATTCGATTGATGCACGCTTTGGGCAAGATGAAAACATAGCACCAGAACGTTGTTATCCCTACAATGACTGTTTTGATTAAGAGAAGCCGCCCAGAGAAGGAGAAAGTCTTAACTGACCATGAAGAGAACCGAGATTTGACTTGATGGATCAGTGGTTCATAGTTGGTGACAGAGAGCTTTCGGGAGTTCAGTGGAACACCCAAATAGCGAAACGGGAGAGATCCTAGAGTCATTCCAGTTGAAGCTTGTATCAGGTTAGTTTCTACCTTAGTCATTCTCGATGCATAAAAGCTTGTTTTTTGCATACTCACAGGCAAGCCTGATCGGTCCTCAAACTCTTTCAGAACTTGTAGCACCTGCTGGACGGATGTAATGGAACTATCTATGAATATAAAAAGATCATCTAAGAATGAGAGTTGAGTAAGTTTGATAGAGGAGCAGTTTGAATGGTTATTGAATCTATTTTTCCTCGCTGCTCTGTTGAGCATATGTGACAAGCAATTCGTCGCAATGACAAATAGATAGGGTGAGAGAGGGTCTCCCTGCCTAAGCCCTCTCTTTTCTTTGAAGTAACCATGAATTGATCTATTATAACCAACTGTAAAATTTGATGTGCAAATGCAGGCTTTCGACTGGCGGATGAAACGACTTGGGAACTAAAGACCTTCAAGGCAGGAAAACAAGAACTCCCAAGATAGTGTGTCAAAGGCCTTTGCTATATCAACCTTGATGGTAATCCTTTTAGATCCCTTGTTCTTATGGTAACCATTTACAAGCTCGCCTGCTAGAGTAGTGTTCTCAACTATCAACCTTCCTTTTACAAACGTTGTTTTGCTAGGCAGGATAAGCGTTGATAACATAGGCTTAAGCCTCTTGACCAAAAGCCGAGATATGACTTTGTAGACTGTATTTAGGCAAGAAATTGGTCTGAAATCAGGTATCTTTGTAGCACCAGGGAACTTTGGAACTAATGAGAGTATTGTTGAATTTGCAGCAGTAGGGAGGAAGTTTGTGGCAAAGAAGTTCTTGATAGCTGAGAGAACCTCAGGACCAATAATTTCCCACGAAGCTTTGTAGAACGCTGATGTTAGGCCATCTGGACCAGGAGCCTTGTTAGGACTTAGTTTGAAGAAAACGGTTTTGATCTCCTCATCAGAAGGGATTGATAACATCAGTTGATTGCAGTGCTCAGGAAATACAAAGGACGAAAGGTCTTGAATCCAATTTGGCTCCGTGAACTGAAGAGTTGGGAAGTAGTACTGCAGCCCAAGCAAAAACTTGAAGTGGTTGACTGCAAGCTCACTCATTGCAAGGGGATCAATCACCCAAGTGCCATCACATAGTAGGAAAGCTCGTATTGCATTGTAGCTAGCTCTTGTTTGACAGATTCGCTGGAAATGGGTAGTGTTAAGGTCCCCTTCTCTCAATTAATTGTTCCTTGATTTTTGCCTGAAAAACATCTCCTCGATCTCTCGTAAGAAGTTCCATTTTTGATGCAGGTCTCTCTCAGCTTGGAACATGGCATGATATGGGTTTTGCAGAGCTTGGACATGCGCAATTTGCAACAAACTGTTAGTTTCGCTCACTCTCTCTTGAATTTTAGAGTAATTATCTTTGCTTAAAAGGTTTAGAGCACTCTTGATTTGTTTTAGCTTCCAACACATTTGTGGTAGAGTTTGACACACGTTTCCAGTACGAATCCATGCATCTTGTAGAAGCTGAATGAAACCAGGGTGTTTGATGAGGTAATTTTGGAACTTGTAGGGTTTGGAACCAGCTAAAGAAAGGCTAAAAGCTAGGTCAAGTACACAGGGTGAGTGGTCTGAGAAAAAGGGAGGGAGGAAGGAGGATATGGCATGGGGGAAGGAAGCAACAAATGAGTTGTTCACCATCAGTCTATCATATTTCTTAGGGATTGGGAATGAGGGATGAGAATTGATCCAAGTGAAAGTGGGACCAATGAATCGAAGATCGAAGAGCCCCAGTTGAGTGAAACAATC includes:
- the LOC106301000 gene encoding uncharacterized protein LOC106301000, encoding MQVVAKFDFQSPPFSHAAGEILISPVDRRAESFANFTEALEGACPDSPSSLAAVKVQKVYRSYRTRRRLADSVVVAEELWWQAMDYARLNHSTISFFDYSRPETAVSRWNRVSLNASKVGKGLSIVDKAEKLAFQHWIEAIDPRHRYGHNLHLYYEVWCKADAGQPFFYWLDVGEGKDLDLVECPRSKLKQQCIRYLGPQEREEYEYEIIEGKIVHKLTGQFLHTMHGSEGTKWIFVMSTFKKLYAGLKKKGRFHHSSFLAGGATLAAGRVVVDNGVLKTISAYSGHYKPSDDSLDIFLSFLRENAVNLDGVEVHKASEDSDSYDDYFKPNGDGTKSLKKEEPTPSNAEAETDENGNGTLEEIKRSSYQRTLSGGLESPKADVPQKAILQRINSKKQSKSLQLGHQLMLKWSTGAGPRIGCAADYPVQLRTQALEFVNLSPRNRSSALSPTGRIDV
- the LOC106297643 gene encoding uncharacterized protein LOC106297643 — encoded protein: MSVKLIFWNVRGLNDPNKHRSFVSWLNTNKPLFGALCPTWKFYSNHNSDPDGRIILIWGDTLNVQILSQSCQCITCKLCFPNQQSTYYSALYASNLSSDLADLWRELIHLQSTLDLDNNSWILGGDLNQIIHPMEHSDPDITVPDYLMFQLRDCFTQLGLFDLRFIGPTFTWINSHPSFPIPKKYDRLMVNNSFVASFPHAISSFLPPFFSDHSPCVLDLAFSLSLAGSKPYKFQNYLIKHPGFIQLLQDAWIRTGNVCQTLPQMCWKLKQIKSALNLLSKDNYSKIQERVSETNSLLQIAHVQALQNPYHAMFQAERDLHQKWNFLREIEEMFFRQKSRNN